The following coding sequences lie in one Lolium perenne isolate Kyuss_39 chromosome 2, Kyuss_2.0, whole genome shotgun sequence genomic window:
- the LOC127336416 gene encoding subtilisin-like protease SBT1.3, producing MRTTSTSHYYCCSSLFTPLSAHSKHESWSVHKQQAEFSTLALLKLAQPRPFSMDLRSARWAAPSLCLVLVLLQASIPALAGAPKTYIVHMAASEMPSSFDYHHEWYASTVKSVSSAQLEPEEEEDDAYTKIVYNYETAFHGFAARLDDDEAERLAEAAGVLAVLPETVLQLHTTRSPDFLGIGPENSNSIWAAGLADHDVVVGVLDTGIWPESASFSDKGLGPVPAKWKGLCQTGRGFTTADCNRKIIGARIFYNGYEASAGPINETTELKSPRDQDGHGTHTAATAAGSPVPDAGLFGYARGVARGMAPRARVAAYKVCWAGGCFSSDILAAVDRAVADGVDVLSISLGGGASPYYRDSLAVASFGAMQMGVFIACSAGNSGPDPLSLTNLSPWMTTVGASTMDRDFPATATLGNGANLTGVSLYKGRQNLSPRQQYPVVYMGGNSSLPNPRSMCLEGTLDRSTVAGKIVICDRGISPRVQKGQVVKEAGGIGMILANTAANGEELVADSHLLPAVAVGETEGIAVKKYTKTATKPTATLSFAGTKLGIRPSPVVAAFSSRGPNYLTLEILKPDLIAPGVNILAAWSGDASPSSLASDRRRVGFNILSGTSMSCPHVAGVAALLKASHPDWSPAQIKSALMTTAYVHDNTYGLLKDAATGEASTPFQHGAGHIHPMRALSPGLVYDIGQNDYLEFLCTQNLTPTQLKSFTKNSNMTCKNTFSSPGDLNYPAISAVFTDQPSTPLTVHRTVTNVGPGSSTYQVKVTQFKGADVVVEPNTLRFSSANQKLAYKVTLKTKAAQKTPEFGALSWSDGVHIVRSPLVLTWLPPM from the coding sequence ATGCGAACCACCTCAACCTCACATTATTACTGCTGCTCTTCACTGTTCACGCCACTCTCAGCTCACTCCAAGCATGAGAGCTGGAGCGTTCATAAGCAGCAAGCAGAGTTCTCCACCCTCGCTCTCCTGAAACTCGCTCAGCCTCGCCCCTTCTCCATGGATCTTCGCAGCGCGAGATGGGCGGCTCCGTCGCTGTGCCTGGTGCTCGTGCTTCTTCAGGCGAGCATTCCTGCTCTCGCCGGAGCCCCCAAGACTTACATTGTTCACATGGCCGCCTCTGAGATGCCAAGCTCGTTCGACTATCACCACGAGTGGTACGCCTCCACGGTGAAGTCCGTGAGCTCCGCCCAGCTGGaacctgaggaggaggaggatgacgctTACACCAAGATCGTCTACAACTACGAGACGGCCTTCCACGGCTTCGCGGCTCGCCTCGACGACGACGAGGCCGAGCGGCTGGCTGAGGCGGCCGGCGTGCTGGCCGTGCTCCCGGAGACGGTCCTGCAGCTGCACACCACCAGGAGCCCCGACTTCCTGGGCATCGGCCCGGAGAACAGCAACAGCATATGGGCGGCCGGCCTCGCCGACCACGACGTCGTCGTCGGCGTCCTCGACACCGGCATCTGGCCCGAGAGCGCCAGCTTCAGCGACAAGGGGCTCGGCCCCGTGCCGGCCAAGTGGAAGGGCCTCTGCCAGACCGGCCGCGGCTTCACCACGGCGGACTGCAACCGCAAGATCATCGGCGCGCGCATCTTCTACAACGGCTACGAGGCCTCGGCGGGGCCCATCAACGAGACCACCGAGCTCAAGTCCCCGCGCGACCAGGACGGCCACGGCACGCACACTGCAGCCACCGCCGCGGGCTCGCCCGTCCCGGACGCCGGCCTCTTCGGCTACGCGCGCGGCGTCGCCCGCGGCATGGCGCCCCGCGCCCGCGTCGCGGCGTACAAGGTGTGCTGGGCCGGCGGCTGCTTCAGCTCCGACATCCTGGCCGCCGTCGATCGCGCCGTGGCGGACGGCGTCGACGTGCTCTCCATATCGCTCGGCGGTGGCGCCTCCCCCTACTACCGCGACAGCCTGGCCGTCGCGTCGTTCGGGGCCATGCAGATGGGCGTGTTCATCGCCTGCTCCGCCGGCAACTCTGGCCCGGACCCGTTGAGCCTCACCAACCTGTCGCCGTGGATGACCACGGTCGGCGCGAGCACCATGGACCGGGACTTCCCGGCCACGGCGacgctcggcaacggcgccaacctCACCGGCGTCTCGCTCTACAAAGGCAGGCAGAACCTTTCGCCTCGGCAGCAGTATCCGGTGGTGTACATGGGCGGCAACTCGAGCTTGCCGAATCCCAGGTCGATGTGCCTTGAAGGGACACTGGACCGCAGCACCGTCGCCGGAAAGATTGTGATATGCGACCGTGGCATCAGTCCTCGGGTGCAGAAAGGTCAAGTCGTCAAGGAAGCCGGCGGCATCGGGATGATACTCGCCAACACTGCGGCGAACGGCGAGGAGCTCGTCGCCGACAGCCACCTCCTGCCGGCCGTGGCTGTTGGGGAAACTGAAGGCATTGCGGTGAAGAAATACACCAAGACCGCCACAAAACCGACCGCGACACTCAGCTTCGCCGGAACCAAGCTGGGGATCCGGCCGTCGCCGGTGGTCGCCGCGTTCTCGTCCCGCGGCCCAAACTACCTCACTCTGGAAATCCTCAAGCCTGATCTCATCGCGCCCGGTGTGAACATCTTGGCCGCCTGGAGCGGCGACGCCAGCCCGTCGAGCCTAGCCAGCGACCGCCGCCGCGTCGGGTTCAATATCCTGTCGGGCACGTCCATGTCGTGCCCGCACGTCGCCGGCGTGGCCGCGCTGCTCAAGGCGAGCCACCCGGACTGGAGCCCAGCGCAGATCAAGTCGGCGCTGATGACCACCGCGTACGTCCACGACAACACCTACGGCTTGCTCAAGGACGCGGCGACCGGCGAGGCGTCCACGCCGTTCCAGCACGGAGCTGGCCACATACACCCGATGCGAGCTCTCAGCCCTGGCCTGGTCTACGACATTGGCCAGAACGACTACCTGGAGTTCCTCTGCACGCAGAACCTGACGCCGACGCAGCTCAAGTCCTTCACCAAGAACTCCAACATGACATGCAAGAACACCTTCAGTTCGCCCGGCGACCTCAACTATCCGGCCATCTCGGCGGTCTTCACTGATCAGCCATCGACTCCGCTGACGGTGCACCGCACCGTGACGAACGTCGGCCCTGGATCCTCGACGTACCAGGTCAAGGTCACGCAGTTCAAAGGCGCAGACGTCGTCGTCGAGCCGAACACCCTGCGCTTCAGCAGCGCAAACCAGAAGCTTGCCTACAAGGTTACGCTGAAAACCAAGGCCGCTCAGAAGACACCCGAGTTCGGAGCTCTGTCATGGAGCGACGGCGTTCACATCGTCCGGAGCCCCCTGGTTCTGACATGGCTGCCACCAATGTGA